From a region of the Helicobacter hepaticus ATCC 51449 genome:
- a CDS encoding DUF262 domain-containing protein produces the protein MNLKELLEKYRIEIPILQRDYAQGRKSQSKIANEFLSAIFNVLNGKRQSLHIDFIYGYQENDKFLLIDGQQRITTLWLLHFYLYKKADCLGQIKDLLAKFSYNTRKSSANFCKNLLKKDFDINKKPSEAIRNKGGEFEKAENLNNDPTIKAMLYMLDLIFERVENKKDIQKLTENLDNITFNLFDMGKFELGEELYIKMNARGKQLSKYENLKSFIEKDSKISKEQKLLESIDTNWSDYFFDSKNPEKFDARGCNFLHYATLFFALENKEIESKDIKEAIENPNQQVNEFYEPLQNIENIKLLDRVISLCILFDTLEIKEVLKIKDSSFFDQILSYLDISYFFSILFFVKENREIEKIDKTALNDYLMVSRHFIENHKLDSPDNIKSFYQLFKHLSQGHSNIYQFLVDNPTHSFHSNIYHLEVRKAKLILASRQGGENWEEILNQTSEHKVLKGWVDFLLDFSDEEFVYKSYSNNKNYRQGQYGFTSLYESPNLEKFKQYTTTTMQILDKEQFLSDNLTFFQRAFLCIGDFSFYSTNWFYGNSPTDIFRDREALNWILKGDKNGLKLPYFKDFLDTLLECKGKNLIDKMQEVIKKTDLSQKEWWEQLLIGESDLFDFLNERKETFQRYSRIRYFNNIDKIDKVELLPGLRNTTNVKDLLDYGFYCYCKDRGLKISVYECSEKQFGDKFELSPHFSLDNMEVLCNSMESKIYFNNKEYPINLEKGNNIFDEFDRILKLIDEDRVIK, from the coding sequence ATGAATCTCAAAGAATTGCTAGAAAAATATAGAATTGAAATTCCTATATTACAAAGAGATTATGCGCAGGGTAGGAAGTCTCAAAGTAAAATCGCTAATGAGTTTTTATCCGCAATCTTTAATGTATTAAATGGCAAAAGACAATCCTTGCATATTGATTTTATTTATGGCTATCAAGAAAATGATAAATTTTTGCTTATTGATGGACAACAACGCATTACAACACTTTGGCTATTGCATTTTTACCTTTATAAAAAAGCAGATTGTTTGGGACAAATCAAAGATTTATTGGCGAAGTTTTCTTACAATACGCGTAAAAGCTCTGCAAATTTTTGTAAAAATTTATTGAAAAAAGACTTTGATATAAACAAAAAACCAAGTGAAGCTATTAGGAATAAAGGTGGAGAGTTTGAGAAAGCAGAAAACCTCAATAATGACCCTACTATCAAAGCAATGCTATATATGCTTGATTTAATATTTGAAAGAGTTGAAAATAAAAAAGATATTCAAAAACTTACAGAAAACTTAGATAACATCACCTTTAATTTATTTGATATGGGAAAGTTTGAGCTTGGTGAAGAGTTATATATCAAAATGAATGCGAGAGGCAAGCAACTGAGCAAATATGAAAACCTCAAATCATTTATTGAAAAAGATTCTAAAATCTCTAAAGAGCAAAAACTTTTAGAGAGTATAGATACTAATTGGAGCGATTATTTTTTTGATAGTAAAAATCCAGAAAAGTTTGATGCGCGAGGATGTAATTTTCTCCATTATGCTACTCTCTTTTTTGCATTGGAAAATAAAGAAATAGAATCTAAAGACATTAAAGAAGCTATTGAAAATCCCAATCAGCAGGTAAATGAATTTTATGAACCTTTGCAAAATATTGAGAATATAAAATTACTTGATAGAGTAATAAGTTTGTGTATTTTATTTGATACTCTAGAAATTAAGGAGGTTTTGAAAATAAAGGATTCCTCTTTTTTTGATCAAATATTGAGTTATCTAGATATTTCCTATTTTTTCTCTATTTTATTTTTTGTAAAAGAAAATAGAGAAATAGAAAAAATTGATAAAACTGCGCTTAATGATTATTTAATGGTGAGTAGGCATTTTATTGAAAATCATAAACTTGATTCACCTGACAACATTAAAAGCTTTTACCAACTTTTTAAACATCTCTCACAAGGACATAGTAATATTTATCAATTTTTAGTAGATAACCCTACACATAGTTTCCATTCTAATATTTATCATTTAGAAGTGAGAAAAGCAAAACTTATTTTGGCTAGTCGTCAAGGAGGAGAAAATTGGGAGGAAATACTCAACCAAACAAGTGAGCATAAAGTTTTGAAAGGTTGGGTAGATTTCCTCCTTGATTTTAGTGATGAAGAATTTGTATATAAAAGTTATTCAAATAATAAAAACTATAGACAGGGACAATATGGCTTTACATCTCTTTATGAATCTCCAAATTTAGAAAAATTCAAACAATATACCACTACAACAATGCAAATTTTAGATAAGGAACAATTCTTAAGTGATAATCTTACATTTTTCCAAAGAGCCTTTCTGTGTATAGGTGATTTTAGCTTTTATAGCACGAACTGGTTTTATGGCAATTCTCCTACTGATATTTTTAGAGATAGGGAAGCCTTAAATTGGATTCTTAAAGGAGATAAAAATGGTTTAAAATTGCCTTATTTCAAAGATTTTTTAGATACTTTACTAGAATGTAAGGGTAAAAATCTAATTGATAAAATGCAAGAGGTTATCAAAAAGACTGATTTATCACAAAAAGAATGGTGGGAACAACTTCTAATTGGAGAAAGTGATTTATTTGATTTTCTTAATGAGAGAAAAGAGACTTTTCAGAGATATTCTAGAATCCGATATTTTAATAATATCGATAAAATCGATAAAGTCGAACTTTTACCAGGTTTAAGAAATACGACAAATGTAAAAGATTTACTTGATTACGGATTTTACTGCTATTGTAAAGATAGAGGCTTAAAAATTTCGGTATATGAATGTAGCGAGAAACAATTTGGAGATAAATTTGAGTTATCACCACATTTTTCTTTAGATAATATGGAAGTTTTATGTAATAGTATGGAATCAAAGATTTACTTTAACAATAAAGAATATCCAATCAATCTTGAAAAAGGTAACAATATTTTTGATGAGTTTGATAGAATTTTAAAGCTAATTGATGAGGATAGAGTTATCAAATGA
- a CDS encoding DUF262 domain-containing protein: MNQQDQSLRDIVGLKDKNFIIPSYQRGYRWGEREVQALLQDIWDFAQMQNQSDFYCLQPVVVKNNKEKYRIIDGQQRLTTIFLIIKLLENKNFFNISYETRPNSTNFLQNIQDKTQKEVENIDFYHFHKAYEVIQVFFDNKDINQNKFLEVLLNKCKVLWYEIAPKENENEVFIRLNIGKIPLAEAENIKALFLSKNDELDSDDLKDRAELWYQSEIEARENRDFRYCVLNKIDKEDIENKILKDDIQRIEAYLKSLVPYSNKKHYLFEYFYKCYKDGTLNSQWNELENAINTLSGFASGNGNDKIDREIFHHLGFLILSGKNIYSLYKEWKNDTNKESFSQKLLAIIQNEISKIENIEQLRYKKDDAKIKDILLLFNLEYLIREESSNEYFKFNRFVLEQWTLEHIYAQNSKSIKEAIKGKDNENIIQWLQEILSYIDDDKLKQEIEQSIKEVIFADKLFEDIDDNFKNNETLHTIQNLTLLDKDSNSQIGNQIFSQKRKAIQKLGEQDKLIPITTRKVFEKVFSENKSNPDIFEQKDQEDYLTAIKESLKRYIKEDK, from the coding sequence ATGAATCAACAAGATCAATCTTTAAGAGATATTGTAGGGCTAAAAGATAAAAATTTTATCATTCCAAGCTATCAAAGAGGCTATCGCTGGGGAGAAAGAGAGGTTCAAGCGTTACTGCAAGATATTTGGGATTTTGCACAAATGCAGAATCAATCTGACTTTTACTGCTTACAACCTGTGGTTGTGAAAAATAATAAAGAAAAATATAGAATCATTGATGGACAACAAAGATTGACGACAATATTTTTAATCATAAAATTGCTTGAAAATAAAAATTTCTTTAATATTTCCTATGAAACTCGTCCCAATAGCACCAATTTTTTGCAAAATATTCAAGATAAAACCCAAAAAGAAGTTGAGAATATAGATTTTTACCATTTTCATAAAGCTTATGAAGTTATACAGGTTTTTTTCGACAATAAAGATATTAATCAAAATAAATTCTTAGAGGTATTGCTCAATAAATGTAAAGTACTTTGGTATGAAATAGCCCCCAAAGAAAATGAAAATGAAGTCTTTATTCGCCTCAATATTGGAAAAATTCCTTTAGCTGAAGCGGAAAATATTAAAGCCTTATTTTTAAGCAAAAATGACGAATTAGATAGTGATGATTTAAAAGATAGAGCAGAACTTTGGTATCAGAGCGAAATTGAAGCAAGAGAAAATAGGGATTTTAGGTATTGCGTGTTAAATAAAATTGATAAAGAAGATATAGAAAATAAAATCCTAAAAGATGATATTCAACGAATTGAAGCATATTTAAAATCACTTGTTCCTTACTCAAATAAAAAGCATTATTTGTTTGAGTATTTCTATAAATGCTATAAAGACGGCACACTCAATAGCCAATGGAACGAGTTAGAGAATGCAATCAACACACTCTCTGGCTTTGCAAGTGGAAATGGGAATGATAAAATAGATAGAGAAATTTTTCACCATCTTGGGTTTTTAATTTTGAGTGGAAAAAATATTTATTCCCTCTATAAAGAATGGAAAAACGATACAAACAAAGAATCGTTTTCGCAAAAGCTTTTAGCAATAATTCAAAATGAAATTTCAAAGATTGAAAATATAGAGCAACTACGTTATAAAAAAGATGATGCAAAAATAAAGGATATTCTCCTACTTTTTAATTTGGAATATCTTATTCGCGAGGAAAGTTCCAATGAATATTTTAAGTTCAATCGTTTTGTGTTGGAGCAATGGACCTTAGAGCATATTTATGCCCAAAACTCTAAAAGCATCAAAGAAGCTATAAAAGGTAAAGATAATGAAAATATTATTCAATGGCTTCAAGAAATTTTATCATATATTGATGATGATAAGCTTAAACAAGAAATTGAACAAAGCATAAAAGAAGTCATTTTTGCTGATAAACTATTTGAGGACATTGATGACAATTTTAAAAATAATGAAACTTTGCATACAATCCAAAATCTCACATTGCTTGATAAAGATTCAAATAGTCAAATTGGCAATCAAATATTTAGTCAAAAACGCAAAGCAATACAGAAACTTGGTGAACAGGATAAACTCATTCCCATTACCACAAGAAAGGTGTTTGAAAAAGTATTTTCTGAAAACAAGAGCAATCCTGACATTTTTGAGCAAAAAGACCAAGAAGATTATCTCACAGCTATCAAAGAATCTTTAAAAAGATATATAAAGGAGGACAAATGA